CGCGCTGATGGCCACCGGATTCTTCAACACGGTCAGCCGGATTCCCAGTTACCCGATGGCCTGGACCAGGGTGTTCCTGGGCTGGGATGAGCCCCTGGTGGTTAAAACCGACCTGAGTGACGTGGTGCTCAGGGCCGCGGAGCTGGCCGATGATCCCGGCGTACCAAAAGTAATTAAGGTGCCGATCTCCTCGACTGAGTACTACCTGCTGGAACTGCGCCTGCGCGACGAGAATTTCAATAATCGCTTTGACTACAACGAGACCGGTGGCAATGTGTTCCCCGATATAATGGAGGACGACTACCGCCTGCCCGACGGCAGTCTGGCCGAGTTCGACTGGTCAATCCCCTACTGGCTGAACCTGAATCTGCCACCCATGAGTCCCGCCGACAGCGCAAGGTTGGGCAGCGGAGTGCTGATCTGGCATATCGACGAGCAGGTGATCCGCGAGCAGTTCACCCGCGACCTGACACTTAATTACCTGAACACCGATCCCCAGCACCTGGGAATCCGCCTTGAGGAAGCCGACGGGCTGGACCACATGCTCCAGCCGTTCCCGGCAAGTTTCAATCCCGGTTTCGGCAGCCCGTTCGACGTCTTCGGCGGGGCGGTGCCGGGCACCAAGAGCGCCGAGTTGGGCAACCTGAATGTCAATTTCGGGCCGTTCACCAGCCCCAATTCCACCAGCTACACCGGCGTAGCCAGCAATATCGCCATCTCCGGGTTCAACTCGTTAACGGTTCAGCCGGGTGCGCCCGTGGTGGACAGTCTGGTGAGCGTGGAGATAGATTTCAACGCTCTCGGCGATGGCGGCCAGATCGTGCACCCGCTGCCCGGCTGGCCGGTGAGGATGAACGCGACCTCGGCTTATTCCACACCCGTGGTCGCGGAAATCGATCCCTCACGGCCGGGCCTGGAAACGGTGCAGGCCAATGACTCAAGGCAGGCCGTATTAATATATTCCGATGGTCAGACGCTTATAATACCGACAGATGATCCTCCAGCCGGCTCGCCGGCGGCCGGCGACATCACCGGCGACGGCCAGGCGGACGTGGTAATCGCCGATGCGAATGGACGGGTCTCGGCCTTCACCACTCGCACCGTGTTGGAAAGCGTTGACGGTTACCCGATCGACCTGCAGGGCCAGGTTCAATATTCACCGGTGCTGGCCGATGTTGACGGCGACGGAACGCGTGACGTGATCGTGGTCACTACTGCGGGAGGCTCCTCGCGCCTGCACGTACTCGATGAGAACGGCAGCGAGATGAGCGGCTACCCGGTGGAGTTTTTCGCATCGGTCACCGCCCGGCCCTCGGTGCTCGAGGACGCCGGCGGGGCCGTGGAAGCAATCTACGTTCTGACCGCTGAGGGAAACCTGATTTCGCTTGCCCCCTCGGGCAGCGCCTCCTGGACCGTGACACTTGGCGACAGCTCTGTCTGTGCGCCGGTGGTGGGCCTGATGGGCCTTCCCGGCAACGGAGAAGCGTACCGGGTCAACGTGTTCGGGATAACGGGGGATATTTTCAGCTTCCTCACCGACGGCACTCCGGCCGACGGCTGGCCGGTGCGTACCGACGGGCTCTGCCTTGCCGGCGGCGCTCTTGGTGATGTCGACGGCGACGGGCTGAACGAACTCGTGGTACCGGTGGACTACCCGGACGAAGAGTACTCATCGCGCAACAGGATTTACGTGCTGGACTACAACGGCTCCTCGGCCCCCGGCATGCCGATCGAAATCGGCAGCCCGCGCCAGCTCGATCAGCAGCGCTACCTGTCCCAGCCAACCCTTGCCGATGTCGACGGGGACGGGATCGCGGAAATCCTGGTTGCCACCGCCGAGCGGCTGGTACTGGCCTACCGGGGAGACGGCGGCCGCAGGCCGGTGGCGCGCTATATCACCGGCGGTTACGGGCTGATGCCCCCCGTGGCGGCGGATATCGACAGGGACGGGCTGCTCGAGCTGATCTGCGCGGACGGCGAGGGTTATGTCTACGCTTACGCCACCCGCGGCAACGCCCTGGCGGGAGGCTGGTCCGGGCTTGGCGGGAACTCCGCTCATACCGGTTTTACATCGCTGGCCCAGCAGAAGCCCGGAACCGGCTCCGGCGCAGAGATTCTGCCCGACAAGTTCTGCTATCTCTACCCCAACCCGGTACGCGGGTCCCGCGCCAACCTGACCTACCGGTTAGGCGGTTCGGACGTCCAAAGGGTGACGGTAGAAATATTCACCACCAGCGGCGAGCGGGTAGCCAATTTCGAGGGATCGGTTGACGCGGCGGTTGGAATCGGCAACCAGGTAACATGGGATGTGGACAGATACGCCAGCGGCGTCTATCTTGTACTGGTCAAGGCGCATCTTTCCACCGGCGGCACTGTGCAGACGATGCGTAAAATGGCGGTGATCAAGTGAAGAACAAACTGACAGCCCTTGTATGTGCCGCGCTCCTGTTCGCGGCAGGCAATCTGGCGGCGGGAGAAGTCGGCAGCACGAGCCTGAACTTCCTCAAGGTCGGCGTGGGCGCCCGTCCCGCCGGGATGGGCGGCGCGTTCGGAGCGCTCAGCGACGATGCGACGGCTTGTTTCTGGAACCCCGCCGGGCTGACCGACAGCCGCGCGGGCGAACTGTTCTTCACCCACCATCGCTGGATCGAGGATATCTCCCAGAGCGCGGCCAGCTACACGTTCGACGTCCAGCGGGTGCGGCTGGGCGTGTCGATGAATTATTTCGGCATGGGCGAACTTGAGCGGCGCAGTGTCAATTCGGTGGAGCCGGAGGGCACGTTCAGCCCGTTCGACCTGGCGCTGGGACTCAGCGCGGCCTACCGGGTCAAGGATAACATCTCGGCGGGTGTCACCGCCAGATTCGTCCACGAATCACTGGACTCGGAAACAGCCAGCGCGATGTTGTTCGATATCGGGATCAAGGCCCGGACGATGATACCGAACCTGACCGCCAGTTTTGTCGTGCGGAACCTGGGGACCAAGCTGAAATACGAGAGTGTGGCTTACGACGCCCCGCGGCTGGTCAGTATCGGCGCGGCCTACCGCAAGAGCCTGCCCTGGCGCGACAACTCGGTGACCGTGGCGTTCGAGATCGAATCTCCCAACGACAACGAAACCCGTCTGGCTCTGGGCGGCGAGTACAACTGGCGGAATTTCCTGCTGGGACGTGCCGGCTACAGAACTGGCCTGGAGTACGAGGACTTCTCCTTCGGCATGGGAGTGAACTACCTGCAACTGATGTTCGACTACGCGTTCGTACCCTACTCCGACCTGGGCAATTCGCACAGGTTCAGCTTCATCTACGCTTTCTGAGGTTTTTCATGTCAGCGGCTCCACCCTCGCTGTTCCTGTTCGATATCGACGGTACACTGCTCACCACCGGCGGCAGCGGGTATCGCAGTTTCTTGCGCTCCTGCAGCGAAGTGCTGGGAATCGACGGGCCGATTGACGGGATCCACATGGCCGGTAAGCTCGACCGCGGTATCTACCAGGAAATAATCGATCTCTACCGGCCCGGCACCAGCAGGACGGAATCCGAGACAACCTGGGAGCTGTTCCGCCGGCGTTATATCGATCTGCTGAAAATCGAAAGCCGCGATACTTCCGAGTGGGGCCTGTTCCCCGGCGTTCGGCGGATAGTGGACTATGCTGATCGATGCGGTAAACTGGCCCTGCTTACCGGCAACGTCCGCGAGGGAGCGCTGATCAAGATCGGTGCGTTCGGCCTGGAGCGCTACTTCCCCACCGGCGGATTCGGCGAACTGGATATCACCCGCAGCGAACTTGCGGGACAGGCTTTCGAGCGGGCCTGCGAGCATTTCGACACCTCATTCCAACCCGACCAGACATACGTGCTCGGCGACACGGTCAACGATATCAGGGCCGCCCGCGCAATCGGGGCCCACGCTATCGCTGTCGCCACCGGGACTGTGAGCTCCGAGGAACTCGCCGCGGCCGAACCCGAAGTGCTGGTCGATGATTTCGCCAGCGGCGCCGAACGGGTTATCGAATATATTTCCTGCTGATACCGCAGTTCACGCAGCTCAAAAGCCGCACAACAATCCGGACCGTCAGCTTAACGATCAAAGTTGATCCGGCAATATCGTTCACATCTGCCTTGCCATCTTGCAGCGATTATCGCGTTTAACATGGTTTCTCCCCTCAGGCGCGGGGACCACAGGCCAGCAAACGTCTTCCGTGTTAGTCCAAGGCGGATAAGCGCTAAAGATTTCATGGATTAAGCCGATATTACAATTGAGGTTGACTCTAAGTGCAACCGTGAGAACTGGGGGGGATAACTTCAGCCACCGGGAGATCCCCATGGCAATATCCGAGATTCCGAAGAGTGGCTACGCATATCGTGTGCAACCCCTGGACAAGGATCAGGCTTCCCAGCAGGATTCGTCCAGCGGGGATAAAAAGAAGAAGTCGGAGGGAAAAGGCAAAAAACAGGACGCTTCCGCCAAGCAGAAAAAACAGCTGGGCAGGATCAACCTGATCGCCTGAGAGCACCGATTGCCACCCTGGGTAGAGTCTTATCAACACGAAAGGCCGGTCCAGAACGGACCCGGCCTTTTGTCGTTTAAGAGATGGACTGCGGTACTAGAAGCGTGTTTTTTCAACACTCTACTAGACCAGGTATTGCAGGAAGTCACGCAGGACCTCCACCGGCTGCTGATCCGCGTTGATGTAATGGATAATTTTCGAATCGTAGTCCATCCGCCCGTCAAATTGCGGGTCGTAGCAGGAAAGGATATCGGCCGCGTTTTCAAAAAAGATGTCCAGCCGCTTGCCGACCGCCTCGGCGTCCTGGTCGTCCTTGCGCCCCTCGAGCATGGCGCGGCCGGTGATCCGCTCCACCGCCACCTGACGGCTTGCGGTCACGTGCAGCACGCCCACAACGTCGATAAAAGCCGATATCATCTCGGCCTGGTGCCGGTTGCGCGGCAGCCCGTCGAGCAGCAGGCAGTCTTTTTCCGGATCGAAACAGTTGTCCCGCACCCAACCCTCGAGGTTTTCTTTCGCCAGTTCCACCGTTGTCTTGTCGTCAACCAGCCCGCCGCCCTTCATGGTCTTGTCGATCCGCAGTTCCAGTTCCGAGGCCCTGCCCTCATTGACCCTTGCCAGCAACGCGCGGAACATATCGCCTGTCGAGAAATGGACGTAGCCCGGCAGCGTACCCGCGGCCTTGGCGTTCGTCCCCTTGCCGATTCCGTTGGGACCGAACACGAGAAAACTCCTGAACTTGACCATGACACCTTCCTCTGCATGTAAACTGATAATGGATTTCGCCAGATCATGATTCCCCGGCGCGTCAAGCTCCTTTACCTTACTTGGCCGGGAGCAAGAAGATATCTCTCCGGCAGGCTAATTTCAAGGTTGAGTTACAACTCAAGCGATCTGTTCTTTTGTTGACAAACCGGAAGTAATAAGGTAAATATGATATAATGCATTATATCTCAAACATCCGTTGACCAGACCGCAGCTCAAGGAGGATGCATTGTCGGAAAGCAAAACACAAATTACTACGTATATTCTGGTCAGCCAGAAGGAAAAACTCAAGGACCTTTCAGGCAAGACCAGAGTACCGATCAGTGAGTACCTTCGCGAGGGAATCGACCTCGTGCTCGACAAGTACCGGGAAGAATTGCACACCCAGAAATACCTTCCCCTGGACTGAACGGGCGGAAATCAGGACAAGGAGATCGCGGATGCAGGACTTCAACGATATGCTCACGCACCTGGAGCAGAAACTCTCGACTGTGAGGGTGGTCTACGACCTCCTTTACGCCAAGCTGGGTGATGAGGCCGAGACCGCGAACAAGGACACGATAGTTCATTTCAGGGCCAGCGAAGTCGAAAACCTGCTGATCACCCTGGAAACGTTCGTGGAGGAGCAGGACGCACTGATCCAGGAGTTTATCGAGAACCACCGCAAGAAATCGCACCTGAAGCAGATTTCCAAGTAACGCGCAGCGCAAGCCAAGCCTAAAATTGCCGGGCAGGATGATGAGAATCCATAAAGGCTTACCGCCAGACTACATGCCCGTCAGCGAGGAGTTGAAGCCGTTGATCGAGAGGCTTCACGAGCTAAGCCCTCAGGATGTCGGCGAGGTGTCGGCCTTTGTCGACTACCTGCAGAGCGGCACGGACCAGTTGACCGAACCGGAAGCCAAAGAGGGCGGCGATCTCAAGCTGTACGACTTCATGCAGGGCGGAATCAGCCGGAAAAAAGCAGAAGAAGAGCCATCCGAAGAACAGGCCTGATCGTTTTCACCCCACCTGTTACATCCTCCAGATATATCCTGATCGCAACGATATCCGAGAATTTTACCTTGCGCTTGCCGCGGCGTGCTGGCTATTTTGCCTGCATTGCCATCAACAGGGGCCGGCGCGGAGGCACGATTACAATCAGGGTCCGGCCTCAGCTGAACCGATCCGATATAATCCAGAACCGGAGGAACGCAGCCGATGAGTGACCTTGAATTCAAACCCTTTGTCCCCGCCGAATCAAATCTCAGGGAATTCACCTTCAGAGCAGTCTTGCTGGGTCTTTTGATGGCTATCGTGCTGGGCGCGGCCAACGCCTACCTGGGATTGAAAGCGGGGATGACTGTCTCGGCCACGTTCCCGGCCGCGGTGGTCGCGATGGCTGTGCTGAGGGTGTTCCGCGGCTCGATTCTGGAGGAAAATCTCAGCCGGACCACCGCCAGCGTAGGTGAGGCGCTGGCGGCGGGTGCAATATTCACTCTGCCCGCGTTCGTGATCAGCGGAGTCTGGGAAAACCTGAACTATTGGGACTGTACGCTGATCATGGCGGTCGGCGGCGTGCTCGGCGTGCTGTTCGTCATCCTGCTGCGACGGCCGCTGGTGGAGGAAGCCGGCCTGCCGTTTCCCGAAAGCAAGGCTTGCGCCGAACTGGTCAAGGCGGGCCAGCACGGTGCCGGCGGCGCCAAATACGTGTTCGGCGCCATGGGCCTGGCGGCGTTTTTCGAGTTCTTCAAGAACCCCAACGGCGTCCGGGTGATCACCGAGCATGTCACCGGGTTCTTCCCTTTTAAATCGAGCCGGATGGACCTGTTCGACGGCGGTGCGGCATCCGCCAGCACGACTTACGGCGGCGGGATGCTGGTCCAGAGTCCGGGCGCGAGTCCAGCCCTGGTGGGCGTGGGTTACATAATCGGCCTCAAGCTTTCCAGTTGGGCGTTCGCCGGCGGAGTGCTGGGCTGGCTGGTCTTTATCCCCCTGGCGATGTTTTTCAACACCAACCTCGAATCCTACCACACGGCCGGACAGAGCTGGCAGAGTATCGCCACCAGCGTCTGGCTGACCCAGGTCCGGCCGTTCGCGGTGGGCGCGATGCTGGTGGCGGCGTTCTACACCCTGGCCAAGATGCGCAAGCCGCTGGTCGACGGGATCGGCAAGGCGTTCAGGGACTTCCGCCTGAGCCAGAGCGGGGAATACCGGCCCAACCGCCTGGAGCAGGACCTCAATTTCAAATGGGTATCGATCAGCGTCGTGCTGCTGGTGATCCCGATCACCCTGCTCTACTGGTATTTCTCCGGCTCGCTGTTCAGCGCGATAGTCGCCGCGGTGGTGATGACTGTCGCGGGCTTCCTGTTCAGCGCGGTGGCCGGGTATCTGGTGGGCCTGATCGGCGGCTCCAACAACCCGATCAGCGGCCTGACCCTTTCCACCCTGCTGGTGGCCGCCCTGCTGATGGTCTGGCTGGGCACGACCGGCGTCCATGGTATCGCCGCCGTGCTGGGCGTGGCCGGCGTGGTCTGCTGTACCGCCGGTGTGGCCGGCGACATGCTGCAGGACCTGAAAGTGGGACACATCCTGGGCGGCACTCCCTGGCGGATGGAGCTGGCGGAAATCCTCGGCGTGCTCGTCGCCGCGCTGGTGCTGACAGGCCCGCTGTGGCTGCTGCACAACTACACCCCCGGCGGGATCGGCGGCGCCAACCTCCCCGCTCCCCAGGCCGGGCTGATGGCGTTGATGGCC
Above is a genomic segment from Candidatus Glassbacteria bacterium containing:
- a CDS encoding nucleoside monophosphate kinase, whose protein sequence is MVKFRSFLVFGPNGIGKGTNAKAAGTLPGYVHFSTGDMFRALLARVNEGRASELELRIDKTMKGGGLVDDKTTVELAKENLEGWVRDNCFDPEKDCLLLDGLPRNRHQAEMISAFIDVVGVLHVTASRQVAVERITGRAMLEGRKDDQDAEAVGKRLDIFFENAADILSCYDPQFDGRMDYDSKIIHYINADQQPVEVLRDFLQYLV
- a CDS encoding HAD family hydrolase, whose product is MSAAPPSLFLFDIDGTLLTTGGSGYRSFLRSCSEVLGIDGPIDGIHMAGKLDRGIYQEIIDLYRPGTSRTESETTWELFRRRYIDLLKIESRDTSEWGLFPGVRRIVDYADRCGKLALLTGNVREGALIKIGAFGLERYFPTGGFGELDITRSELAGQAFERACEHFDTSFQPDQTYVLGDTVNDIRAARAIGAHAIAVATGTVSSEELAAAEPEVLVDDFASGAERVIEYISC
- a CDS encoding oligopeptide transporter, OPT family encodes the protein MSDLEFKPFVPAESNLREFTFRAVLLGLLMAIVLGAANAYLGLKAGMTVSATFPAAVVAMAVLRVFRGSILEENLSRTTASVGEALAAGAIFTLPAFVISGVWENLNYWDCTLIMAVGGVLGVLFVILLRRPLVEEAGLPFPESKACAELVKAGQHGAGGAKYVFGAMGLAAFFEFFKNPNGVRVITEHVTGFFPFKSSRMDLFDGGAASASTTYGGGMLVQSPGASPALVGVGYIIGLKLSSWAFAGGVLGWLVFIPLAMFFNTNLESYHTAGQSWQSIATSVWLTQVRPFAVGAMLVAAFYTLAKMRKPLVDGIGKAFRDFRLSQSGEYRPNRLEQDLNFKWVSISVVLLVIPITLLYWYFSGSLFSAIVAAVVMTVAGFLFSAVAGYLVGLIGGSNNPISGLTLSTLLVAALLMVWLGTTGVHGIAAVLGVAGVVCCTAGVAGDMLQDLKVGHILGGTPWRMELAEILGVLVAALVLTGPLWLLHNYTPGGIGGANLPAPQAGLMALMAKGIVGGEMAWPLVIMGGFFALGLILLGGGSPMLVAVGMYLPLYTTFAMFVGGLIKQTVEWRNRRRSEAGKTAAENNGLLLASGFVAGESLTAVLLAVFVFLKVNFTKSPVFSWTTDAISRPNAGWYDSLVSNFAWAMPWLGLIIFASIAWLLITIPQRKAAEADSATAN
- a CDS encoding PorV/PorQ family protein — protein: MKNKLTALVCAALLFAAGNLAAGEVGSTSLNFLKVGVGARPAGMGGAFGALSDDATACFWNPAGLTDSRAGELFFTHHRWIEDISQSAASYTFDVQRVRLGVSMNYFGMGELERRSVNSVEPEGTFSPFDLALGLSAAYRVKDNISAGVTARFVHESLDSETASAMLFDIGIKARTMIPNLTASFVVRNLGTKLKYESVAYDAPRLVSIGAAYRKSLPWRDNSVTVAFEIESPNDNETRLALGGEYNWRNFLLGRAGYRTGLEYEDFSFGMGVNYLQLMFDYAFVPYSDLGNSHRFSFIYAF
- a CDS encoding ribbon-helix-helix domain-containing protein, which gives rise to MSESKTQITTYILVSQKEKLKDLSGKTRVPISEYLREGIDLVLDKYREELHTQKYLPLD